From Verrucomicrobiota bacterium, one genomic window encodes:
- a CDS encoding AraC family transcriptional regulator — protein sequence MKTKTIANLDFLSKQVLEARRYYLNLDPPSTTPTAVVCGGSEHCEPEYRIRRSGFRYYGLEFVARGEGALVLAGRKYRLVPGMVFAYGPKVPHEIVNDQKSPMVKYYVDFVGKPALRLLQAGPLAGWKAAQVSDPQQIFEIFELLQRNGTSISRQTGAICATLLELLLLKVTEKAAPESTGDLRTLISYQRARQYLEQHYMRLKSVEEVAQAVHLNLSYLCRLFRRYDQVPPYQHLVRLKMNRAAEMLLEPGVLVKQVSEELQFSDPYNFSRSFKSVFGMSPEKFIQRGRRD from the coding sequence ATGAAGACTAAGACCATCGCCAATCTCGATTTTCTATCGAAGCAGGTCCTCGAGGCCCGCCGGTATTACTTGAACCTGGACCCGCCCTCAACGACGCCGACGGCCGTGGTGTGCGGCGGCAGCGAACATTGCGAGCCGGAGTACCGCATCCGCCGTTCCGGTTTCCGGTATTACGGCCTGGAATTTGTGGCGCGCGGCGAGGGTGCGCTGGTGCTGGCGGGTCGCAAATACCGGCTGGTGCCCGGCATGGTGTTTGCCTATGGCCCCAAGGTGCCGCATGAAATTGTGAATGATCAGAAGTCGCCGATGGTCAAGTATTACGTGGATTTCGTTGGGAAACCAGCCTTACGCTTGCTGCAAGCCGGGCCGCTGGCGGGCTGGAAGGCCGCCCAAGTATCCGATCCGCAACAGATCTTCGAGATCTTTGAGTTGCTCCAGCGTAACGGCACTTCCATCAGCCGCCAAACCGGCGCGATTTGCGCCACCCTGCTCGAATTGCTGCTCCTCAAAGTCACCGAAAAAGCGGCGCCGGAATCCACCGGGGATTTGCGCACCCTCATCTCATACCAGCGTGCGCGCCAGTATCTTGAGCAGCATTACATGCGCCTTAAATCCGTGGAGGAAGTTGCGCAGGCGGTGCATCTGAATTTGTCTTATCTCTGCCGCCTGTTCCGCCGCTACGACCAGGTGCCGCCCTATCAGCACCTGGTCCGGCTAAAAATGAATCGCGCGGCGGAAATGCTGCTCGAACCGGGCGTGCTGGTGAAACAGGTCTCCGAGGAACTGCAGTTTTCCGATCCCTATAATTTTTCCCGCAGCTTCAAATCCGTGTTTGGCATGTCACCCGAGAAATTCATCCAGCGCGGGCGAAGAGACTGA
- a CDS encoding leucine-rich repeat protein has protein sequence MSHNAYQCFVIVSRWLVLLLLALPITVSAQYNYTVTDGTVTITGYTGPGGDVAIPSILSGLPVTDIGDQAFYHCDRLISITIPNSVTSIGFAAFQTCTNLTSVIIPNSVTNIRGWAFNHCSRLTNVMIPSTVNSIEEAAFAGCTSLNSITVNPFNPFYSSVNGVLFDQSQTTLIQCPGGKTGSFTVSDGVASIAESAFTSCVNLTSVTIPSSVTNIGDRTFWFCSRLSTITVNPPNAFYSSVNGVLFDQRQTTLIHFPEGKAGRYTVPDGVTSIADSAFLICNNLTSVTIPSSVTNIAESAFEYCNNLANLDLGIGVTSIGNAAFYRCTSLTNVIIPSNVTTIGTLAFSGCTSLTSVIIPNQVAHIGHDAFGSCTGLNSITVDPFNAFYSSVNGVLFDQSQTTLIQCPGGKVGGYTVPNSVTYIELQAFRFCTSLASITLPNSITSIGASTFQDCHSLTNVLIPNSVTFIDDEAFRSCSNLASITLPNNVTSIGNSVFAACASLAEVYFEGNAPNIGTDVFSGDNHATIYYLPETTGWSSTLGGRPTVLLSPHSRPILIQTPANLILRPGEVAQFQVRAFGTAPLNYRWTRNKVTIPGATNASYIVNQVNATHAGKYQVIVTNALGSATNAFPAVLTVDGVKPKLFFTTPLPNTRVSNDSIQVLGRATDIGGPLQTVYCQVNHGPWQTASGTTNWSATAAHLVSGTNTINVYVADVAGNLSLTNTMKVNYVLSDRLTVQVVPNHGGTVRPILNDQILGISNPYSMEATAASGFIFSNWVGNGVVLTNHPTLRFTMMSNLVLTANFVTNRWVGFKGDYVGLFTPTNRMPDAANCGLLKVTITEKRTFTGQLLCKGMSMGLAGSFDAFGHKLLTLTGPGRAQWVVDLWVDFDGQEVSGAIREGNLWTAKVDAYRKKTSVVMVNSTLVLVAASTNMPAGYGVATVVVNPAGTVSIVGNLGDGTALNVSPAVVATAGYWPVYASLYGNRGMVIGWLSPTNAHFNRLFWQKPAGVPSAVHRAGFSGWLEAALTGYTAGNHTAPGWPNGAAGKLNVENGNVPTNRTYDAQIQIINNLAKATGGVLTNVTLTINAANGTFRGGFKHPGTQRPTTYKGVLGGVTGTNGITTLEGFGWFLGTDQSGSVRLQANFAK, from the coding sequence ATGAGCCATAATGCATATCAGTGTTTTGTAATCGTATCGCGTTGGCTGGTGCTGCTGCTCTTGGCATTGCCAATCACGGTGAGCGCCCAATACAATTACACTGTCACTGACGGCACAGTTACCATTACCGGGTACACTGGTCCTGGCGGAGATGTGGCCATCCCGAGCATCCTCAGTGGTTTGCCAGTCACCGACATTGGAGACCAGGCGTTCTATCACTGCGACCGCTTGATCAGCATCACGATCCCTAACAGTGTCACCAGCATTGGTTTCGCGGCGTTCCAAACATGCACCAACCTGACCAGCGTCATCATCCCCAACAGTGTTACTAACATCAGAGGCTGGGCGTTCAATCACTGTAGTAGGCTTACCAACGTCATGATCCCCAGCACTGTCAATAGCATCGAGGAAGCGGCGTTCGCTGGCTGCACCAGCCTGAACTCGATAACGGTGAACCCGTTTAACCCTTTCTATAGTAGTGTGAATGGAGTCTTGTTCGACCAGAGCCAGACCACGCTCATCCAATGTCCGGGTGGCAAAACTGGAAGCTTCACTGTCTCGGACGGCGTCGCCAGTATTGCGGAATCGGCATTTACTTCGTGTGTCAACCTTACCAGCGTCACGATCCCCAGCAGCGTCACCAACATCGGGGACAGGACATTTTGGTTCTGTTCCAGACTCAGCACGATCACGGTGAATCCGCCCAACGCTTTCTATAGCAGTGTGAATGGAGTCTTGTTCGACCAAAGGCAGACCACGCTCATCCATTTTCCGGAGGGCAAAGCCGGCCGTTACACCGTCCCGGACGGCGTCACCAGCATTGCGGACTCGGCATTCCTAATCTGCAATAATCTGACCAGTGTCACGATCCCCAGCAGCGTCACCAACATTGCGGAATCGGCGTTTGAATACTGCAATAACTTGGCCAATCTCGATCTCGGCATCGGTGTCACCAGCATCGGGAACGCGGCGTTCTATCGCTGCACCAGCCTGACAAACGTCATAATCCCTAGTAATGTTACCACCATTGGGACCCTCGCATTCTCTGGCTGCACCAGCCTGACGAGCGTCATTATTCCAAACCAGGTCGCTCACATTGGGCACGACGCATTCGGTTCATGCACTGGCCTGAACTCGATCACGGTGGATCCGTTCAACGCCTTCTATAGCAGTGTGAATGGAGTCTTGTTCGACCAGAGTCAGACCACCCTAATCCAATGTCCAGGGGGCAAAGTCGGAGGCTATACCGTCCCCAATAGTGTCACCTACATTGAACTTCAAGCGTTCCGTTTCTGCACCAGCCTGGCCAGTATCACGCTCCCCAACAGCATCACCAGCATTGGTGCTTCGACGTTTCAAGACTGCCATAGCCTGACTAACGTCCTCATTCCAAACAGCGTCACCTTCATTGATGACGAGGCGTTCCGTTCCTGCTCCAACTTGGCCAGCATCACGCTCCCCAATAACGTCACCAGCATCGGGAACTCGGTATTTGCCGCTTGCGCCAGTTTGGCGGAAGTGTATTTCGAGGGCAACGCTCCCAACATAGGTACGGATGTATTTTCTGGTGACAACCACGCAACCATCTATTATTTGCCGGAGACCACGGGCTGGAGTTCGACATTGGGCGGACGTCCAACCGTGCTGTTGAGCCCGCACTCACGTCCGATCCTCATCCAAACTCCAGCGAATTTGATTTTGCGTCCGGGTGAAGTTGCGCAGTTCCAAGTACGAGCCTTCGGCACGGCTCCGCTCAATTACCGCTGGACCCGAAACAAGGTGACGATCCCCGGCGCCACCAATGCCAGCTATATCGTGAACCAGGTCAATGCCACTCATGCTGGCAAGTACCAGGTTATCGTTACCAATGCCTTGGGTAGTGCGACCAATGCATTCCCGGCGGTACTGACAGTGGATGGGGTTAAGCCCAAGTTGTTTTTCACCACCCCGCTGCCCAATACCCGTGTGAGTAATGACAGCATACAAGTCCTCGGGCGCGCTACGGATATTGGTGGTCCGTTGCAGACTGTTTATTGCCAAGTCAACCATGGACCATGGCAAACCGCCAGTGGCACCACGAACTGGTCCGCGACCGCAGCCCATCTGGTGTCCGGCACGAATACAATCAACGTCTATGTTGCGGATGTGGCTGGGAATTTATCCCTCACCAATACCATGAAGGTGAATTACGTGTTAAGCGACCGATTAACAGTCCAGGTCGTGCCCAATCATGGCGGGACGGTGAGGCCCATCTTAAACGACCAAATTTTAGGAATCAGTAATCCGTACAGCATGGAGGCTACGGCAGCTTCGGGATTCATATTCTCCAACTGGGTGGGCAATGGTGTGGTGCTGACCAATCATCCCACCCTGCGGTTTACGATGATGTCCAATTTGGTGTTGACGGCCAATTTTGTCACGAACCGGTGGGTGGGTTTCAAAGGCGACTATGTCGGCCTGTTTACGCCCACGAACCGGATGCCCGACGCCGCCAACTGTGGCCTGCTCAAAGTGACCATTACGGAGAAGCGCACTTTTACCGGTCAACTGCTGTGCAAAGGAATGTCCATGGGGCTGGCTGGCAGCTTTGATGCGTTCGGACATAAGCTCTTGACGCTCACAGGACCGGGCCGGGCGCAATGGGTGGTGGACTTGTGGGTGGACTTTGACGGTCAGGAAGTCAGTGGCGCCATCCGTGAGGGCAATCTGTGGACTGCAAAGGTGGATGCCTATCGCAAAAAGACGAGTGTCGTAATGGTAAACTCCACCTTGGTGCTGGTGGCGGCGTCCACGAATATGCCAGCGGGTTATGGAGTGGCCACGGTGGTAGTTAATCCGGCAGGGACGGTTTCCATCGTCGGCAACCTGGGGGATGGCACGGCTTTGAACGTATCCCCGGCGGTGGTGGCTACGGCGGGTTATTGGCCAGTGTACGCGTCGCTGTACGGGAACCGGGGAATGGTGATTGGGTGGTTGAGCCCGACCAATGCGCATTTCAACCGGTTGTTCTGGCAGAAACCGGCGGGCGTGCCGAGCGCAGTGCATCGCGCGGGGTTTTCCGGCTGGCTGGAGGCGGCATTGACGGGCTATACAGCGGGAAACCACACCGCACCGGGTTGGCCGAATGGTGCGGCTGGAAAGCTCAACGTGGAGAATGGCAACGTACCGACAAATAGGACGTACGACGCGCAGATACAAATCATAAACAACTTGGCCAAGGCAACGGGCGGGGTATTGACCAACGTCACGCTGACCATCAACGCGGCGAACGGAACGTTTCGCGGTGGGTTCAAGCACCCGGGCACACAACGCCCCACCACTTACAAAGGCGTCTTGGGCGGAGTAACGGGCACCAATGGGATAACGACGTTGGAAGGATTTGGTTGGTTTTTGGGAACTGACCAGAGCGGCAGCGTACGGTTGCAAGCGAACTTCGCAAAGTAA
- a CDS encoding L-fucokinase, with the protein MSNTAATSPAWDYLIVTASNELQARAYTTQLSLRQQLGLLPTIGTALVVADPGGKRVGSGGSTLFCLIEVLQREAKRYGVNLGDWTGVERLLKAVRVLIIHAGGDSRRLPAYGPCGKIFVPVPGESKSALGLSLFDRQLPIFAALPDHGAGDGQVVVTSGDALIQFDASEVRLAPSGITALGDYATPEAASKHGVFCVEPDGATRLYLQKPKPEEQVRLGAINNAGKSVLDIGVMSFDGSTAAALLKAFEVQADAAGHLAFSPRMEQAVMNQGLDIYREVLCALGRDATVAHHRSQAKSAGSAWAPELLAAMFSILNRMPLRTQVLSRCSFLHFGTTRQLIQSGHTLVRQDLGTLPADGQLLLNNAREERGGVTGKNCWVEGCRLDALLTLAGDNVVVGIDVVAPLQLQPGQCLDVVEGFSRSQQPGFFIRPHGIGDTFKDPAVAKGTFCGQPILEWLAAVGAEPADIWEAAIPADKYSLWDARVFPVVREATGYRDWLWMFNPAQATPEQKRAFLAADRYSSAEIALQANQDAFYERRAQLRRA; encoded by the coding sequence ATGAGCAACACGGCAGCAACCTCCCCCGCGTGGGACTATTTGATTGTCACGGCCTCCAATGAATTGCAGGCGCGCGCCTATACCACCCAGCTCAGCTTACGGCAACAGTTGGGCCTGCTGCCCACCATTGGTACCGCGCTCGTGGTGGCAGATCCCGGCGGCAAACGCGTTGGGTCTGGCGGCAGCACGCTGTTTTGCCTGATCGAGGTGCTCCAACGGGAGGCGAAGCGGTACGGCGTGAACCTTGGCGATTGGACCGGCGTGGAGCGATTGCTCAAGGCGGTGCGGGTGCTCATCATTCACGCCGGAGGTGATTCCCGGCGGCTGCCTGCGTATGGGCCGTGCGGAAAAATTTTTGTCCCGGTGCCCGGCGAGAGCAAGAGTGCTCTGGGGTTGAGCCTGTTTGATCGGCAACTACCTATTTTTGCCGCGTTGCCCGATCATGGAGCTGGCGACGGACAAGTGGTGGTGACTTCCGGCGACGCCTTGATCCAGTTTGATGCCAGCGAGGTTCGGCTTGCCCCCAGCGGTATCACTGCCTTGGGAGACTACGCCACCCCGGAAGCCGCCAGCAAACACGGCGTTTTCTGTGTGGAACCGGACGGGGCGACCCGTTTATACCTGCAAAAACCCAAGCCGGAGGAACAGGTCCGGCTGGGCGCGATCAATAACGCTGGCAAGTCCGTGCTGGATATCGGCGTGATGAGCTTTGATGGCAGCACCGCCGCCGCGTTGTTGAAAGCCTTTGAAGTGCAGGCTGACGCCGCTGGTCATCTGGCGTTTTCGCCACGCATGGAGCAGGCGGTCATGAATCAGGGGCTGGATATTTACCGCGAGGTATTGTGTGCGCTGGGGCGGGATGCCACCGTGGCGCATCACCGGTCCCAAGCCAAAAGCGCCGGTTCCGCCTGGGCACCTGAGCTGCTGGCCGCCATGTTCTCGATTTTAAACCGGATGCCGCTGCGGACCCAAGTGCTTTCGCGTTGCAGCTTTCTGCATTTCGGCACCACCCGGCAATTGATTCAGTCCGGCCACACCTTGGTGCGGCAGGATCTCGGCACCCTGCCGGCGGATGGCCAACTGCTGTTGAATAACGCGCGGGAGGAACGCGGCGGCGTAACGGGAAAAAACTGCTGGGTGGAGGGCTGCCGCCTCGACGCACTGCTGACGCTCGCCGGCGATAACGTGGTCGTAGGCATTGATGTCGTTGCGCCGTTGCAATTACAGCCGGGGCAATGCCTGGATGTGGTGGAAGGATTCTCCCGCTCTCAGCAACCGGGATTTTTTATCCGCCCGCACGGCATCGGCGACACCTTCAAAGACCCTGCGGTGGCCAAGGGCACTTTTTGCGGTCAACCCATTCTGGAATGGTTGGCGGCGGTCGGAGCCGAGCCGGCGGATATTTGGGAGGCGGCCATTCCGGCGGATAAATACTCGCTTTGGGACGCCCGAGTGTTCCCCGTGGTGCGTGAGGCCACTGGCTATCGCGACTGGCTGTGGATGTTTAATCCCGCGCAGGCCACGCCCGAACAAAAGCGGGCTTTTCTGGCAGCCGACCGTTACAGCAGCGCGGAAATCGCGCTGCAGGCCAATCAGGATGCGTTTTACGAGCGGCGCGCGCAATTACGCCGGGCGTAG
- a CDS encoding cytochrome c yields MKKLIALSIVTLALAGYNTRADDGQALFEKNCAKCHGADGKGETKMGKKLNIKDLTDSKVQDSFTDEKAFKAIKEGVKDGDKTLMKAAEDVSDDQIKSLVSFVRKFKK; encoded by the coding sequence ATGAAAAAACTTATAGCATTAAGTATCGTTACGCTGGCCTTGGCCGGCTACAACACCCGTGCGGACGACGGCCAGGCGCTGTTTGAAAAAAACTGCGCCAAGTGCCATGGCGCCGACGGTAAGGGCGAGACCAAGATGGGCAAAAAACTGAACATCAAGGATCTGACCGATTCCAAGGTCCAGGACTCCTTCACCGATGAGAAAGCGTTCAAGGCCATCAAGGAAGGTGTTAAGGATGGCGACAAAACCCTGATGAAAGCGGCAGAAGACGTGTCGGATGACCAAATCAAGAGTCTGGTCTCCTTCGTTCGTAAATTCAAGAAATAG
- a CDS encoding tetratricopeptide repeat protein, which translates to MKPPTLALCMVLRDQGKFLPHCLTSIGGAVDALYLVTTKSNPAQRQCAHQFGASLRLIKWTDDFSAARTASIRDVPEDWILFLNPDEWFPEPPKEALRRALRGCRHAALALQYEAIEGYTPVWSRRLFKNHSGIRFEGLIHEHIRSSLAELPNATTGHIPVRLVNGADDQQSNLGKLCRSLPLLRREWDRAVQAKDYLQQLQVGKALGLTLILSGDAAAGELHLIQTVGLLASHSCKVGEEQVSLELEALAALCWRYLKTNRARVAVVLCRELEARMGRRAAFRLLRGVALLSAGEVPAALKDLRWLETRADKLQLEIAVPRSHLGVDLQYWLGQCYQQLGNFPKARQKYLACAKANPDHLEYRARVRLVEVLAKNFESTARS; encoded by the coding sequence ATGAAACCGCCCACCCTGGCCTTATGCATGGTCCTCCGCGACCAGGGGAAATTTCTTCCGCATTGTCTCACCAGCATCGGCGGCGCGGTGGATGCGTTATATCTGGTGACCACCAAAAGCAACCCTGCCCAGCGACAATGCGCCCATCAGTTTGGCGCGTCGCTGCGCCTCATCAAGTGGACTGATGATTTCTCCGCTGCCCGTACTGCTTCCATCCGTGACGTGCCGGAAGATTGGATCTTGTTCCTCAACCCGGATGAGTGGTTTCCCGAGCCGCCGAAGGAGGCGTTACGCCGCGCGCTGAGAGGCTGTCGTCATGCCGCCTTGGCGCTGCAATATGAGGCCATCGAAGGCTACACGCCGGTCTGGTCCCGTCGGCTGTTCAAGAATCATTCCGGCATTCGGTTCGAGGGCCTGATCCATGAACATATCCGCAGCAGTCTGGCAGAATTGCCAAACGCGACCACGGGGCATATTCCGGTGCGACTGGTCAATGGAGCCGATGACCAGCAGTCCAACCTTGGGAAACTCTGTCGCTCGCTGCCGCTGTTGCGCCGGGAATGGGACCGGGCGGTACAAGCGAAGGATTATCTGCAACAATTGCAAGTGGGCAAAGCATTGGGGCTGACGCTGATTCTGAGTGGCGATGCCGCCGCCGGCGAGTTGCACCTGATTCAAACAGTGGGCCTGCTGGCCAGCCACTCCTGCAAAGTCGGTGAAGAACAAGTCAGTCTGGAATTGGAGGCTTTGGCGGCGTTGTGTTGGCGCTATCTGAAAACCAATCGCGCCCGGGTGGCGGTTGTGTTGTGCCGAGAGCTCGAAGCGCGGATGGGACGGCGAGCCGCGTTTCGCCTGTTACGTGGGGTGGCGCTATTATCCGCTGGTGAGGTTCCGGCCGCGTTGAAGGATTTGCGCTGGCTGGAAACGCGCGCGGATAAACTCCAACTGGAAATCGCTGTGCCCCGAAGTCATCTGGGCGTGGATTTGCAATACTGGCTTGGTCAATGCTACCAGCAGTTGGGTAATTTCCCGAAGGCGCGCCAAAAGTATCTGGCCTGTGCCAAAGCCAATCCGGATCATCTGGAGTATCGCGCCCGGGTGCGGCTGGTCGAGGTGCTGGCGAAAAATTTTGAGTCCACCGCCCGATCCTGA
- a CDS encoding SpoIIE family protein phosphatase, which produces MKRPLRVLIIEDSEFDARVVVNVLRGGEFDPVWKRVETAEAMRAALAEQPWDVILADYNLPEFSAPAALKLAQELEVDKPFIIISGGIGEDIAVECMRAGAHDYLMKGSLARLLPAVDRELREAENRAARRQAEQSLRDSELRYRLLWEACPDAVILMDEAGVIHFVNPAVEAVFGYQPTELLGRNLSLLQPEALREPHHHSIANYMATGVKKTSWVARETFGLHKNGRQIIIEISASDMVLNGQRRFVGFIRDITQRKQAEQALQASREQLRLAREIQQRLFPSRPPEIPGFEIAGASYPAAEAGGDYFDYLTMLKGRFGVVVGDVSGHGIGPALLMAETRAYLRLLSIRREDVSEILSIANTALAEDVGPGRYVTLFLARIEPQTRQMIFGSAGHPPCFLYNAQGEIKLAMKRTGMPLGMRSQTTYPPAPPVQLESGDLLVLLTDGVDEALSTREEFFGTARIHDYIRAHREQSAREIVEGLYHTVCQFAEGTEQADDLTAIVVKVK; this is translated from the coding sequence ATGAAGCGACCATTGCGGGTATTAATCATTGAGGATTCGGAATTCGACGCGCGCGTGGTGGTGAACGTCCTGCGCGGCGGCGAGTTTGACCCGGTATGGAAACGCGTGGAAACCGCCGAGGCGATGCGGGCGGCGTTGGCCGAACAGCCATGGGACGTGATTCTGGCGGATTATAATCTTCCGGAATTCAGCGCGCCGGCCGCGCTCAAACTGGCGCAGGAACTCGAGGTGGACAAGCCGTTCATCATCATCTCCGGCGGCATCGGCGAAGATATCGCGGTCGAATGTATGAGGGCTGGCGCGCATGATTACCTCATGAAGGGCAGTCTGGCCCGCCTGTTGCCCGCCGTGGACCGTGAATTGCGCGAGGCCGAAAACCGCGCCGCCCGGCGCCAGGCGGAACAGAGCCTGCGCGACTCCGAACTCCGGTACCGCCTGTTGTGGGAAGCTTGCCCGGACGCCGTCATTCTGATGGACGAGGCCGGCGTGATTCACTTTGTCAATCCCGCCGTCGAGGCGGTGTTCGGTTATCAGCCGACGGAATTGCTGGGCCGCAACCTTTCGCTGCTGCAACCAGAGGCGTTGCGCGAACCGCACCACCACAGTATCGCCAACTATATGGCCACTGGCGTGAAAAAAACCAGTTGGGTGGCCCGCGAGACGTTTGGGCTGCACAAGAATGGCCGGCAGATCATCATTGAAATCAGTGCCAGTGACATGGTGCTGAATGGCCAGCGCCGCTTTGTGGGCTTCATTCGCGACATCACCCAGCGCAAACAGGCGGAGCAAGCCCTGCAAGCCAGCCGGGAACAGCTCCGGCTGGCCCGCGAAATCCAGCAGCGGCTTTTCCCCTCCCGCCCGCCGGAAATTCCGGGCTTTGAAATTGCGGGGGCTTCGTATCCCGCCGCCGAGGCCGGGGGCGATTATTTTGATTACCTGACCATGTTGAAGGGGCGGTTTGGCGTGGTGGTGGGCGATGTGTCCGGGCACGGCATCGGCCCGGCTTTGTTGATGGCGGAAACACGCGCCTACCTGCGCCTGCTTTCGATTCGCCGTGAGGACGTGAGTGAAATTTTGTCCATCGCCAATACCGCCCTGGCGGAGGATGTCGGCCCGGGCCGCTACGTCACCCTCTTCCTGGCCCGCATCGAACCCCAAACGCGGCAAATGATCTTTGGCAGCGCGGGGCATCCCCCCTGCTTCCTCTACAACGCGCAAGGCGAAATCAAGCTGGCCATGAAACGCACGGGCATGCCCTTGGGAATGCGGTCTCAGACGACCTATCCACCAGCGCCGCCCGTGCAACTGGAAAGTGGTGACCTGCTGGTGCTCCTGACCGATGGGGTGGACGAAGCCTTGTCCACCAGGGAGGAATTTTTTGGCACCGCGCGCATCCATGATTACATCCGGGCGCATCGCGAACAATCCGCCCGGGAAATTGTCGAGGGGTTGTACCACACGGTCTGCCAGTTTGCCGAAGGCACCGAACAAGCGGATGATCTTACTGCCATTGTGGTAAAGGTAAAATGA
- a CDS encoding 4Fe-4S dicluster domain-containing protein has translation MKHKTTRRQAMTTWLGAGAGLLAATVSRPLKAATQQAAAQNALPKNYDPTRHRWLMALDVDRCIGCGSCVKACKAENKVPTEQGCFRTWIERYVIKRAKPGSDKLRGEISVDSPNGALDGFPPSTVPAAEILKAFFVPKLCNLCTHSPCVQACPVGATFDAPDGTVLVDYKYCIGCGFCIQACPYGCRFFNHDTHTADKCTLCYHRITRGLKPACVEVCPGGARIFGDLRDTREDNPLLRFIEKNKVQTLKAHLGTEPRVMYANLDGEVR, from the coding sequence ATGAAACACAAAACCACTCGGCGTCAGGCCATGACGACCTGGCTGGGAGCGGGAGCCGGATTGCTGGCTGCCACCGTGTCTCGCCCACTCAAGGCCGCAACCCAACAGGCCGCCGCCCAAAACGCCCTGCCGAAGAATTACGATCCCACCCGCCATCGTTGGTTGATGGCGTTGGACGTGGATCGCTGCATTGGCTGCGGCTCCTGTGTGAAAGCGTGCAAGGCGGAAAACAAGGTGCCGACCGAGCAAGGCTGCTTTCGCACCTGGATTGAGCGTTATGTCATTAAGCGGGCCAAGCCCGGCTCAGACAAGTTGCGCGGGGAAATCAGTGTGGATTCCCCGAACGGCGCGCTGGATGGCTTTCCGCCCAGCACCGTCCCGGCGGCGGAAATATTGAAGGCATTTTTTGTGCCCAAGCTCTGCAATCTTTGCACTCATTCACCCTGTGTCCAGGCCTGCCCGGTCGGAGCCACCTTTGATGCTCCGGATGGCACGGTGTTGGTGGACTATAAATATTGCATCGGTTGCGGCTTCTGTATTCAAGCGTGCCCGTACGGCTGTCGCTTTTTCAACCATGACACCCATACTGCGGACAAATGCACCTTGTGTTATCACCGCATCACTCGCGGCCTGAAACCCGCCTGCGTGGAGGTTTGCCCGGGCGGTGCCCGGATATTTGGGGATCTGCGCGATACCCGCGAGGATAATCCGCTGTTGAGATTCATCGAGAAAAACAAAGTTCAAACCCTCAAGGCGCATCTGGGCACCGAACCCCGGGTGATGTATGCCAACCTGGATGGGGAGGTACGATAA